The genomic interval tgaATAATGAATACATGATATGCAATGAAAGTTTTTCTTATATTCATTAtagtattttcaaaaaaatgaaaatattttgatatgttgttGTTCAACTATAAAATGAATATATGAACAAGTGCAAGAAACAATTATAAAGTGTAGCGAGTAGTTATAAGGTAGTTATAAGATGCAAAAAGGAATTACTTATTAAGAAATTATCTAATTAAGACTCACACTTTCATGGAGAATAAATAGTAGTCCTGAGTTAATAAGTTCatgtattttttcaattttattacaaATGACCAACAATGATTATACACGTATATTTGTTAGGTTGTGGAAAATGTAAAAGAtataagtatttaaaaaatgatttatatgTGTAACGTGTGCCTTTGGGTGTAGATTGATTTCTCCCCCATTATTCTACGAGCTAAATACAGTGTGAGTTATTTTCCATATAGGATTTTCTTCCAACACATAACCACCTTTAATCATCCTCTAAACTATGGTTAAAATCTATCTACGTATATTCTacaataattacaataataatcaTTAGAAAAAAAccgtaaaagtaataaataattattatggGCAAATATTGTACATTCCATAAGATGCAACAATTATGTTTTGAATGCACATGATTGATGTTATTGTCATCACATATAGATTGATGTATGTGCAAAATTATCTCGTTACATGGATGTGAATAGTGCAAACACATCATCTAATGTGATTATCATATTGCCAACGACAAATAGaagttattgttatttttatgtcATATATGTAGAAACACAAACAATAACATTTTGTCCATCGTTTCATAATTAGTAATATAGAGGGCTAAGAAATTGGAATTTTGCACCACAACCTCAAATTATTCATGTGGAATGCCAACTTTAACTTTCATTAATCCTATAAAAGCAATTTCCAACATCTTACTACAAACAAACTCATTTCTTACCGTACCATTAACATGTCAATTAAATAAAGTTTGTTACTTAACTCGTCATCCTACAAAGTTTTGATAACATTATCACCGTGACGTGTTATTAGAGATGTATCCATCACTTCCTCGATAAGTTTTTTCTCGTGCGCACTCCTTATGTAGATGCATCTTCTACATGTATGATGTCATCAAGACGAGCAAATACATCATAATATAATAACACGAGTTGTCAAACGTTTTACACAAATACACTAcaacataattaaatttcaattatcTATATTCGACGTCTTATCTACTTCatcatatattttattctataaTTTGGATTTTATCTCCACATTCAACCATCACTTTGCTACAATTACACCAAAAAATTAGATGCTAAAAATAtgaagacttttttttttttattgttcattataaaacacaaataattacaaatattatttttcgaATTTTGTAATCCAGGAAGTTCATggatttcatattttaaaattaaaaaaaaaaacttagatgAAAAACTAGTAAGAAACAAAACCAACGCTACCACCTATCACCAACCACTAAAACCTTCACCACAAATTAACAACTACAACACACACCAATACTTAAATTTAGGGATGATAATGCGGGTTGCCCTGCCCTGCAAAAGCGAGCTGAGCTGGCCTGCCCCGCATAGAATATGTGGGCTGATTTTTCTAGCCCACCCTACATAAGGGTTGACTCGCGAGTCCGTGGGCCAGCtcgcataaaaaatatttttttaaaatagaaattttgaataaatttaattcttttttatttagatgcattGTGTAAATAgtatcataatattattttcatgagaCATGTGTAGTAAGATGTTGTTACTAAAATTTTTGGAATGTGAAATATGAGGCTGCATGAAAAAAATACAGGggtgcataaaaaaaatatacatttttaagTTATGCGAGTCAAGCGGGTCAGCTCGTCTCGCCCTGCGAGTTATGCGAGACGGGCCTAAGTGGGCCAGCGAGTTGGAATAGTCAGCTCGCCCTGCATTTTTCTCAGCAGACCGCGGACGTGCCCGCACGACTCGTCCCACTTTTCCATCCATACTTAAATTCATTTTCACAATAGTATTATTGGTAAGGGTGACAATGAGAGCTGATGGGCTTGGTTTAAGTAATGTGGACTCAATTTATTGGTCCGCCtcgcataaaaaatattttttattaaaatataaaaatattaattcacttataatatatatatatatatatatatatatatatatataaattagaggagacaattttgtattttttattaaagtgtTTCTTCCAACACCCCTTCAAATTTCTGTATGGACCTcatcaatttcaaaatttaattttcataacatAAAAGTCAATTacgaaaattaaaatttagaagagagttttttttccaaaataaaattttaagaacaAATATTTTGACTTTTGGAGTTCGATTTCTGGAATTCAATTTCTGGAATTGAAGGGGTGCAACAAGAAATTTGAAGAGTGTTGAAAAAACATCATTTTTATGCAGACTAACCGTTCGTCCTATACACTATTAGCATGAGTTGTGAATTTTGTGAAACGAGTCTAAACAAGTCAGtggataaaaaaatagtaagtaCGTCCCACGTTTTTTATAACGAATTGTGGGTCATTCATCCCATCCCTAATTTTTGGTATTTTGGGAAGGGCAATTTctccctccaccatatcaatttcaaccTGCACCCATTAACtctagaaaatgacaaaaataccccttctaaatgacgaaaataaccttacataaaaatggaaaaaattatttttgaaatttttatctgaaatattttggatttcaattttcggaacatatttttgaattctgaaattttttatacataatgtatttttagttGTGTTCAaaattttttttccagcatgtattttttatttctcaattataattattattttggattttttaatttggaataagggtaattttttaaatttaaaaaattgatatggtggaagttaaaattgatatggtgcaggagggtagttttggaaatttaaaaaattgatatggtggaggttaaaattgatatggtgcaggaagaatttgcctttgGGAAgtatggggtgcaggaagaatttggcACCATTGAGATGACCCATTTTCATATTTCCCAAATGGGCTTCCTCGGACGGGCACCTGTTTACCCATATCTTTACGCCCGTCTTCCCTTACTCCTTTAACCAGAAATCGACCACGGTGGTGCCTAAATTCACTGGTTGCAACTTCCACTGGCGGAAGCGCCAAATTCAACACCCGCACCTGACCTCACTCACCCCTCTTCTTCCAAACCAAATTCCTCAAATTATTTTCTTCCACCTTCTCTCACCAGCTAGGGTTTTCTCTTCCGCATCATGTCGAAGAGAAAGTTCGGATTTGAAGGCTTCGGCATAAACCGCCAATCCACCTACAGCTTCGAGCGATCCCAGGCCCCTCAGCGACTCTACGTTCCTCCCTCCTCCCGACACGGCCACGACAACTATGAGGACACTGACCTCGACAACATTGACTACGACGAGAACAACGACGAAGGGATCAAGAACAGCAACGACGACGACGAAATCGACCCTCTCGACGCCTTCATGGAGGGGATTCACGAGGAGATGCGGGCGGCGCCGCCGCCCGTGCCGAAGGAGAAGGCCGAGGACCGGTATCGGGACGACGACGACGATCCCATGGATAGTTTTCTGAAGGCGAAGAAGGATTTAGGGCTGACTCTCGCGTCTGAGGCGCTGCACGCTGGGTACGATTCGGATGAGGAGGTTTATGCTGCTGCCAAAGCCGTGGACGCTGGTATGATTGAGTATGATTCCGACGATAACCCTATTGTTATTGACAAGAAGAAAATTGAGCCCATTCCTGCTCTCGACCACTCTTCCATTGACTACGAACCCTTCAATAAGGATTTTTACGAGGAGACATCTTCAACATCAGGTACTTCCATTGTAACCCCGGGATTATATTAGGGCGTGTTTGGATTCACATTGAAATACTAGCTAGCGTGATTTTAGGTAAATGTTCACATGTTTGGTTATAAACAGAGGAATTGATTGTGAGTCCAGAATTGATTTtgaataaaaacaacttttggTAGCCTTTTAAACCGAGTTTACTAATAACTTCCATGTAGAATGAAAACATTGAAACACATCAAATTTTGCAAACACTCACCCAAATGCAGCTCAATAAATTCTCTTTGGTTCATCTTTCATTTTCGCTATGGAATGCCTTtcttataaatgattttattctACTCCAGGTATGAGTGAGCAGGATGTTAGCGAATACCGGAAGAGTTTGGCTATTCGTGTATCTGGTTTTGATGTTCCTAAGCCAATAAAGACTTTTGAGGACTGTGGGTTTCCGTCACAGATTATGAATGCTATAAAAAAACAAGGGTATGAGAAGCcgacatctatacaatgtcagGCTTTGCCAGTTGTGCTTTCGGGCAGGGATATTATTGGTATAGCAAAAACTGGTTCTGGTAAAACGGCTTCTTTTGTGCTTCCTATGATTGTGCATATCATGGATCAGCCTGAACTTCAGAAGGAAGAGGGGCCTATAGGAGTGATATGTGCACCTACCAGAGAATTGGCTCATCAGATATATCTGGAGGCCAAGAAGTTTGCAAAAGCTTATGGAGTACGCGTATCTGCTGTCTATGGTGGAATGTCAAAACTTGAACAGTTCAAAGAACTCAAAGCTGGATGTGAGATAGTTGTTGCTACCCCTGGCAGATTGATAGATATGCTGAAAATGAAGGCATTGACAATGATGAGAGCAACTTACCTGGTGCTGGATGAGGCTGATCGAATGTTTGATCTTGGGTTTGAACCTCAAGTAAGGTCCATTGTTGGGCAGATTAGGCCAGACCGTCAAACATTACTCTTTTCTGCAACAATGCCTCGTAAAGTTGAAAAGTTGGCTAGGGAAATCCTTACTGATCCTACTAGAGTAACCGTTGGAGAGGTGGGGATGGCAAATGAAGATATCACTCAAGTTGTTTATGTGATTCCTTCTGATACTGAAAAGTTGCCTTGGCTTCTGGAAAAGCTACCTGAAATGATTGATCAAGGTGATACTCTGGTTTTTGCTTCAAAAAAGGCTACTGTGGATGAAATTGAATCACAGTTGGCTCAGAGAGGCTTTAAAGTTGCTGCCCTGCATGGTGATAAAGATCAAGCTTCTCGGATGGATATTTTGCAGAAGTTTAAATCCGGTGTCTACCATGTGCTCGTTGCAACTGATGTTGCAGCCCGGGGTCTTGACATCAAGTCAATTAAGTCAGTGGTAAACTTCGATATAGCAAAGGATATGGACATGCATGTCCATCGCATTGGAAGAACAGGTCGTGCTGGTGACAAGGATGGGGTTGCATACACTCTTATAACTCAGAAAGAAGCACGGTTTGCTGGTGAATTGGTCAATAGCTTAGTTGCTGCTGGTCAGAACGTGTCCGTAGAGTTGATGGATCTTGCTATGAAGGTAACAACACCTTCAATTATATATTCTTCTATTCATCAATCTGTATTTAGGCTTTTAACTTGTTTATTACTTGCTGATTCTCTTATCTTTGATTGTTTATGGTTCATGCAACTGTGGGTTTTTTAGAATCTTGTTTTATCCTCGCGTGATACTTATGTAGATTTTGTTGGTTTGTTGTAAATGTCATTACAATAGTGCTATTTTCATGGCAATAATTTAATTAGTGATAAGTTTTAGGCAGAGTTATATGAGTGAGTTAATGACAGTTGAGGTGGTTTAAGAGGCTGAATACATCAGAAGCAAAGGGACTGTTTGTTTCCTaattttgaaaactgttttttatttttccatacaagaaaaaaaaatctgaaaattgTTTGCAAGAGTGATATCTCATTgctaatttttaaactaaaaaactcATAACCTCCTTAAGTTATTTTGGTTTTCTAATTTCAGATTTCTATTATTCAAGTCCTTGCATCTTAAGATCTTCTTCCCCCACTTGTAttctctaaaaaataaaatatatgatgaATTTTCTTGTATTTGCCTGTTTGAATTTAGCTTGTCTTTTGTTAATGGTTTTAAAATCATTTGAGTTACTTCTTTTAAATATGAATAGTgttatgtgaaaaataaatGGGTAAGGCTTTTTGTTGATGAATTGAATAATAAACGAAGACCATGGTGGAAGTACACAACTAGGAAAATCTATTTGATATGAACAGTTTGGTAAGAGCGGGGAACTATAAAATTGTTTAGGGGCGCTTTACAAGTTGTCATCTTGCCTTCTTCAGTGTAATCTCTGATGCACAAAAGCCTTGTAATCTAATCACTAGCATCTGTAGAATAATAAATTACTTCTCATAGCCATTTATCTATTATAACTGTAGGATTAGTTCACTAAAGAATTTATCATGGAGGTGCCTTTCTCCTTTAAtactattatatttattttttgcttaTATTGTTGCTGtgatatttatgttttaaaaaaatgtctttTGATATTTTAAGATGATCTAAAATAATAAAGGTTCAACTCCCTTGTATAGGTATTGAATTTATTTAATGACATCTATCTTGTAATTCAATAGGATGGGAGATTCAGGTCGAAACGTGATGCAAGAAAAGGAGGTATGAAATGCAACTTTTGTTATTATGAAATGAAATAGTAATTTGCTGAGCAAAAAACCTGCAGGATATTTATTTGCAAGTAATTAAATCTAATCTCTTAAGATGTACTGTGCAGGTGGGAAAAAAGGCAGAGGTAGAGGTGGTGGGGGAGGTGGTCGTGGTGTGCGTGGAGTGGATTTTGGCTTGGGGATTGGATATAATCCTGAGTCATCTAGCACAGTTCCTACTCGATCTGCCGCTGTAAATTCTCTGCGGACAGGAATGATGTCACAATTTAAGAGTAACTTTGTTGCTGCTTCATCAAACTCTGAGAATCAAGGATTCGGTAACAATACAAGCATGGCTGCTAATAAGAGACCGGCACTCCCTGGTTTTGTATCTGGTGGATCAATTGGTGGTGACGTGAATACATATCAGCACACTGCTTCACTTCCTGCTTCGTCAGCAGTAAATACCAGCACTCAAGGTTCTGGGGTAAATCCTGGTCAGAAGAGCACGAATAGGTTCGTATTTGAATGTGTATTTGCTGCATAGTTATCTTAATACAAAATTTGGTTGCTAATGTTCTTACCTTCTTTCTTTGGCTGCAGTTCTAAACCCAAAGAGAGGCGGAGGCCATCAGGTTGGGATAGATAGTCTGTCACATTGAATGACACCACTGTCAAATGTATCAATGTTCTTATATTTAGGTCAAGTCAAGAATTGATTATCTATGTATAATTAATGCTCCAGTTTTCAATCACCTATATTATTTTAGCTTCTAAGTTGTAGAAAGGTTTGAGGATTGTTTGGttctatttttttgtttctgaAAGCAGTATAACACAACAAAAATGGCAATGATGTCTCTCACACGAAACATGATTAGTTACAGGATAGATCAATGAATATAGTATTGGGTGGAGAACGTAGTTAAATCCTTTTTTCGCGTGTGAATGGATCATACAAAGGTATATATCACAAGGACTTTTTAGGCTGTCATTTGTCATGTTATAGGCGTTAACTAGTACTTTTGTCGATGATTAATATTCATCGAATTATTTAACTAACATTTTTAGTGTAaaatttcttctttctctttatttAACCAAGAGACTtgtttaaaaaagtttaaaccTAATAATACTCGAATCAACATAATGCAAGTTTGTAAGAATTCAATGTTTAGAGCGTCAATATTATTTGAACCCGAACATGATTTAAAAAGTTCATAAACGAGTAGTTCAAAATATGTTCCGACTTAAATAGTAAATATTCTTATggaattatttaataatattaatatttattgaaagaCATTATAAATCTATTATATCATGTTGCTAAAACATGCAACTTTTCTTTTCCCTCGTATATCTGGATTATACCCACAcacacatttatatatatattcttttaccAAGTTGCCAAACAACGACACTTATCCTTCCCAAACATGTTGAGATCCCATTCATGTATTGTTCAGTTGAcaacaaaaatttgaaaaaggtgAATTATGTATCATCTTTTCAAtcataagtaaaaataataataacgaTAGTGTATtggtttcttttttaataaatacatttttcACTACGTCTCCGTTAATCCATTATTACtgtaaataactatttttaaaaaattaatgctTCTATTGAAAATTTCCGTATCTTGTCTTATGCATGTTTGCTGAATCTAATACCACTAATCACAACTTTTATACATAggacaatttttaaataaatttatttgaaccTAACTCTACCTTATAAAATTATCTTGAAAtgtgagatttgcacccacttgtatactataaaatgtttttatctctaaatcAACTTAAAATGTgagatttgcactcacttatatactacaaaatattcttatctctttgtgatctccaacacactctTTGCACCTTCAACTCATgcatgagactatatatttatggttTGATAGGAGCCTGATAGCGGGTGACACCataagtccaacaaactttCGTTATAATAGACTCTAAATGACTTTGATAAAGTTGAGCAAGTTAAAACAGAGATTATTATACTGTCGAGAAGATTAAACGAGGTTGTGAAAAACTCTAACGTGGGTGTGAAGGTTGAGCTCAAAGAACGTCAAGTCTTGGATCTTCACCATAGTAACAATATCGCAATTGACACACGTTTAAGACCGGTCTATAATCTTTCAACCATTCAAACCAACATCAACTCTTCTCACCACTATCTCTGATATTGAGTCTACAAACTTTTTAACATGTGATATGATATGACttgaattattgattttttttatcctttttataatgtttccttttatttttttttaatattttataatgtaaaaatatgcacatttaatatttattataataacaaaaatagttaccaaaattttattaaattttatttatagataatgtgaaaaatagaaacaagaagtattttataaaataattatttaaattttaaaataaatatatctatatataaatataaaaataaaaaattcggATATATAGTACTGTATTTGTGTTTTCGCTATTATAAATAACAGCAATTGTTTTCGTTAATTATGATTcaagattatttttaataatatgatcAACCAAATTATTATAGTCTTTAATTTTGTATCATGAATGctttaataattaaatgatcattgcataatattttttaaaatgcttAAAAATACATGCAACACAACCATATTCAAAGAAATAAGAGTACatgataaataattattcaCTAAACAATAGATAAGTGCTTACATTTGTTtcgaatttatttatttatttttaaataaaaacttttatgttaAACATTAATATGAAACTCAACAATTTTgaacttatttatttaaattttaaagtttttttttttcaaattgctaggtatattaaagaaaactcacagtatttttatgttttttttttaaaagaaaggacaaaatattttagattaaaaagtttaaaatattttttaaaaatgtatgaGTTCacgaaattattattttaaatataacagataattctttttaaaaaaaatattttctcaaaaattaaattaaaaaaggtATAAAGGTACCATCACTCACTCCAAATTGTTTTTTGatgatgaaaaatattttttactgtGGTCCTTTTGGTTTTTTTGTTTTGGTCTAGAATCCCATAAACCCTCTCAGTAGACCTGGAGTGAAGTGGCTGTGGTTccattaaataaagaaatagagATATTCGTATGATTCTCCAGATCTGTTCCTCCACCTTAGGTTGAATTCATCGCCGAGCATCAGATCCGAAATGACGATCGGAGATGCTTTTCTATGCTTACTATTAATTGCAACTTGTTGGATTTCAGCTGCTTCTGCTGATTCCATCTATGGCTGCGGAGGTTTTGTTGAGGTAAAGTAATGTGCATTTCTATCAGCCTCGGCAGTGAAAAACGCAGTGAAGAATTCAAACGCCGATTTCCTCATGATTAGTATCACTATCGATGCTCAGAAAGCGCTATTGATTTTCAGTCATTTGGATTGGGAAAATAAATGCATGGATCTTAAATTTGTGCTTTACCTCACTATTCGTTTGTgatttctgttttttatttatatctaactCTGATGAATTCGCTTGTTTATTTTAGTGTgatgtttacttttttttttttttaattttcgtcTCTTTTTTGTAATATTCGCTGGATGTTTATTTTTGCTTACAAAGTTGGGTTATCGCAGGCAAGCTCATCGTTGGTAAAATCGAGAAAACAAACTGATACCAAGTTGGACTATTCCGATGTCACGGTAAGTGCGTGTAACCTGCTGACTCTTACCAAACGAATATTTTTTCCTTTACAAAATGTTTGAAAAGTGGGAGGAACTCAGACTTTTATTGTAAGAAATTATTTTCATGCCTTCTTCAATATCCAAttcc from Phaseolus vulgaris cultivar G19833 chromosome 1, P. vulgaris v2.0, whole genome shotgun sequence carries:
- the LOC137814799 gene encoding DEAD-box ATP-dependent RNA helicase 24; amino-acid sequence: MSKRKFGFEGFGINRQSTYSFERSQAPQRLYVPPSSRHGHDNYEDTDLDNIDYDENNDEGIKNSNDDDEIDPLDAFMEGIHEEMRAAPPPVPKEKAEDRYRDDDDDPMDSFLKAKKDLGLTLASEALHAGYDSDEEVYAAAKAVDAGMIEYDSDDNPIVIDKKKIEPIPALDHSSIDYEPFNKDFYEETSSTSGMSEQDVSEYRKSLAIRVSGFDVPKPIKTFEDCGFPSQIMNAIKKQGYEKPTSIQCQALPVVLSGRDIIGIAKTGSGKTASFVLPMIVHIMDQPELQKEEGPIGVICAPTRELAHQIYLEAKKFAKAYGVRVSAVYGGMSKLEQFKELKAGCEIVVATPGRLIDMLKMKALTMMRATYLVLDEADRMFDLGFEPQVRSIVGQIRPDRQTLLFSATMPRKVEKLAREILTDPTRVTVGEVGMANEDITQVVYVIPSDTEKLPWLLEKLPEMIDQGDTLVFASKKATVDEIESQLAQRGFKVAALHGDKDQASRMDILQKFKSGVYHVLVATDVAARGLDIKSIKSVVNFDIAKDMDMHVHRIGRTGRAGDKDGVAYTLITQKEARFAGELVNSLVAAGQNVSVELMDLAMKDGRFRSKRDARKGGGKKGRGRGGGGGGRGVRGVDFGLGIGYNPESSSTVPTRSAAVNSLRTGMMSQFKSNFVAASSNSENQGFGNNTSMAANKRPALPGFVSGGSIGGDVNTYQHTASLPASSAVNTSTQGSGVNPGQKSTNSSKPKERRRPSGWDR